Proteins from a single region of Ananas comosus cultivar F153 linkage group 3, ASM154086v1, whole genome shotgun sequence:
- the LOC109707364 gene encoding DEAD-box ATP-dependent RNA helicase 5, with protein sequence MGRNLHGADAAASGEQETLEISKNDVNGGEAPYKKLNEKKKKKNEKNRRSESENGNLVDEEPLTLQYAENGDRESKKERKKKEKEKKKRELAEVEVAQSENLVINGRHYEEVSDTNEKQKKNKKKKSKHEDADREGTNTAQVVAEEEKERKGGEERAGAEGGGAVVVSGNNASDQKYATLRSFAESGLPAQVLDCCKNFTKPSPIQAHSWPFLLDGRDFIGIAATGSGKTLAFGVPALMHILKKDNKKTSKKAVPRCLVLSPTRELAQQIADVLSDAGSPCGIKSVCLYGGTSKGPQISALKSGVDIVIGTPGRLKDLTEAGICSLKEVSFVVLDEADRMLDMGFEPEVRSILSQTSSVRQMVMFSATWPLAVHQLAQEFMDPEPVKVVVGSEDLAANHDVMQIIEVLDDKSRDFRLVSLLEKYHQSQRNRVLVFVLYKKEAVRVETMLQRRGWKVVSVHGDKAQHDRTKALSLFKDGKCPLMIATDVASRGLDIPDVEVVINYSFPLTTEDYVHRIGRTGRAGKKGVAHTFFTQENKGLAGELVNVLREAGQIVPAALMKFGTHVKKKESKLYGSHFKEITADAPKATKITFSNSDDED encoded by the exons ATGGGCCGCAACCTCCACGGCGCCGACGCGGCCGCTTCGGGCGAAcaggaaaccctagaaatctccAAGAACGACGTTAATGGCGGAGAGGCTCCATACAAGAAGttgaatgagaagaagaagaagaagaacgagAAGAATCGGAGATCGGAATCTGAGAACGGAAACCTCGTCGATGAAGAACCCCTAACCCTGCAATACGCCGAGAACGGAGACAGAGAAtcgaagaaagagaggaagaagaaggagaaggagaagaagaagcgcGAGCTCGCAGAGGTTGAGGTCGCCCAATCCGAGAATCTTGTAATCAACGGGAGACACTACGAGGAGGTATCAGATACGAAcgagaagcagaagaagaataagaagaagaagagcaagcATGAAGATGCGGATCGAGAAGGAACTAACACTGCACAAGTGGTAGcggaggaagagaaggagaggaagggaggagaggagagagcggGAGCGGAGGGAGGCGGTGCCGTCGTTGTATCGGGGAACAACGCGAGCGACCAAAAATATGCAACTTTGCGTTCGTTCGCTGAGTCCGGACTCCCGGCGCAAGTTCTTGATTGCTGTAAGAATTTCACCAAGCCTTCGCCCATCCAGGCGCATTCGTGGCCATTCCTCTTGGATGGTCGGGACTTCATCGGGATCGCGGCTACTGGGTCGG GAAAAACTCTGGCATTTGGTGTTCCGGCACTTATGCACATCTTGAAGAAAGATAACAAGAAAACATCGAAAAAAGCAGTTCCGAGATGTTTAGTGCTCTCACCGACCAGGGAGCTAGCTCAACAG ATTGCAGATGTTTTAAGCGATGCAGGGTCTCCGTGTGGCATAAAATCAGTTTGTTTGTATGGTGGAACTTCTAAAGGACCACAAATTTCTGCTTTGAAATCTGGAGTT GACATAGTTATTGGAACCCCTGGTCGATTGAAAGATCTCACAGAAGCAGGCATTTGCTCTCTCAAGGAGGTTTCTTTCGTG GTTCTTGATGAGGCAGATCGAATGCTTGACATGGGATTTGAACCTGAAGTTCGATCCATCTTAAGCCAGACATCCTCTG TCCGGCAGATGGTCATGTTCAGTGCAACTTGGCCCCTCGCTGTTCATCAGCTAGCGCAGGAATTCATGGATCCAGAACCTGTCAAG GTTGTTGTTGGATCTGAGGATCTTGCAGCTAATCATGATGTGATGCAGATAATAGAAGTCTTAGATGATAAGTCACGGGATTTTCGACTTGTTTCCTTGCTTGAGAAATACCACCAATCACAGAG AAATagggttttggtttttgtgttGTACAAGAAGGAAGCAGTTCGTGTTGAAACAATGCTTCAGAGAAG GGGCTGGAAGGTTGTTTCTGTGCACGGCGACAAAGCTCAACATGATAGAACAAAGGCTTTGTCTTTATTTAAAGATGGAAAATGTCCTTTGATG ATTGCTACTGATGTTGCTTCAAGAGGACTGGATATTCCTGACGTTGAAGTGGTAATCAATTATAGCTTTCCTCTGACAACTGAAGATTATGTCCACAGGATTGGTAGGACGGGTCGTGCTGGTAAGAAGGGAGTTGCCCATACTTTCTTCACTCAGGAAAACAAG GGCCTTGCTGGTGAACTCGTCAATGTTCTTCGAGAGGCTGGGCAGATTGTTCCTGCTGCTCTCATGAAATTCGGTACGCATGTGAAGAAAAAG GAATCAAAGCTTTATGGTTCACACTTCAAAGAGATTACAGCAGATGCTCCCAAGGCCACAAAGATTACATTTTCCAATTCAGATGATGAAGATTAA